One Aneurinibacillus migulanus genomic region harbors:
- a CDS encoding DUF4179 domain-containing protein — translation MKNKDFDLEEKDIYKLFNGIKFEESEITDMKEEVSTIQKERIKKNLNKKIKSKRNLKKLKYTPAVAAIGLACLVGIGTISPTFAENIPVLNSIIQALNDDKGEYDKYSQIINSSITDNGITLTINEVIADESKLMIGYTIKSDKKITDLAISGPGSSLQINGEDFYGTGGRTEERIDDYTYVVSEESDISLLKPWKKLDLDLKFNEIAGVKGKWDFAFSVSKEEISRNSTIFTPNKKLDFPDSAVTVDKVVFSPIGTYISLSGKHKEKKSTPHNIFDYDYWLAFDDKGAQLIPNSIGGGGSNGLDFNSQMSYTKVKDIPKYLTIIPCKITPSGGGGVSDDGTPITVETKKSNEISKPIDGVYPIELPQGKLGKLIIKEIKTDNNKTKVTFTAEGKAPYLQATSLYIKDDSGKMIDSKDDNIRRDEQKPNEFTMEFEALDANKKYHIGTNDLDNFELREGLKFKIELN, via the coding sequence TTTGATCTGGAAGAAAAGGATATCTATAAATTATTTAACGGAATAAAATTCGAGGAAAGTGAGATTACTGATATGAAAGAAGAAGTATCAACGATTCAAAAGGAACGAATTAAGAAGAATTTAAATAAAAAAATAAAGAGTAAAAGAAATTTGAAGAAACTAAAATATACCCCTGCCGTAGCAGCTATCGGATTGGCTTGCCTAGTAGGGATTGGGACAATTTCTCCAACTTTTGCAGAAAATATCCCTGTTCTAAATTCCATAATCCAAGCGCTAAATGATGATAAAGGTGAATACGATAAGTACTCGCAAATCATTAATAGCAGTATCACAGACAATGGAATAACACTTACAATAAATGAAGTAATAGCAGATGAATCAAAACTAATGATCGGCTACACAATAAAGAGTGACAAGAAAATTACAGACTTAGCAATCTCCGGACCAGGAAGCTCCTTGCAAATAAACGGTGAAGATTTCTACGGTACTGGAGGTCGTACTGAAGAGCGTATTGATGATTATACGTATGTTGTCAGTGAAGAGTCGGACATTAGTTTATTAAAACCATGGAAAAAACTTGACTTAGATTTAAAATTCAATGAAATAGCGGGTGTAAAAGGGAAATGGGATTTTGCCTTTAGTGTATCAAAAGAAGAAATATCTCGGAACAGCACAATATTTACACCGAATAAAAAACTAGATTTCCCGGACAGTGCTGTGACGGTAGATAAGGTGGTATTCTCTCCAATAGGTACGTATATTTCATTAAGCGGAAAACATAAAGAAAAAAAATCCACACCCCACAACATATTTGACTATGATTATTGGCTTGCATTTGATGATAAAGGAGCGCAACTTATACCGAATAGTATTGGTGGCGGCGGCTCTAATGGACTGGATTTTAATAGTCAAATGAGCTATACAAAGGTAAAGGATATTCCTAAGTACTTGACGATTATTCCTTGCAAAATTACTCCTTCAGGTGGAGGTGGTGTGTCAGACGATGGAACACCAATTACTGTAGAAACAAAGAAATCTAACGAAATAAGTAAACCGATAGATGGCGTATATCCAATCGAGCTTCCTCAAGGTAAACTAGGAAAGCTAATCATAAAGGAAATAAAGACAGACAATAATAAGACGAAAGTTACATTCACCGCAGAAGGGAAAGCTCCTTACTTGCAGGCAACATCGCTTTATATAAAAGATGATAGTGGTAAAATGATTGATAGCAAAGACGATAATATAAGAAGAGATGAACAAAAACCGAATGAATTTACAATGGAATTTGAAGCTTTAGATGCTAATAAGAAATATCATATAGGCACAAACGATCTCGATAATTTTGAGTTAAGAGAGGGCTTGAAATTTAAGATTGAGCTTAATTAA